The following coding sequences are from one Anopheles bellator chromosome X, idAnoBellAS_SP24_06.2, whole genome shotgun sequence window:
- the LOC131213986 gene encoding nose resistant to fluoxetine protein 6: protein MLLWWFWLFGIAHIVLANERSFGEYIVFGPSHFILDALRLPNDTLCDRQLKAVVTGLKAKEIWSFEFADAWGKWPSGVLAGNLYELGNYDQCVGLRHDTGVHVGHGIIEGAYCLLSIPLEHILPVPTQRIMPGTARGPWTVHLGSCLPTTCSAAQFLKILNETYPALPAPHMVCNSIPPSIGTVQYVAIFIFALIGLLVLVSTAYDTLVRWVRLKPRYNLVIFSLYSNALKLFATTNRRDLGNETGKPSTIECINGIRVLSMIWVVFSHNYVRIGMIPLVNSHVILTWIQSYHSMLVVASTVSVDTFFLISGLLTCWSILNELDRNGRLNLPLMYLHRYLRLTPALAALILFSATLMRYSGSGPFWDGAMSLTADTCRDYWWSALLYVQNYVNPRDMCLGHSWYLSVDMQLYLISPFLVYPLWRWGRRILLVLGALLLTSMVTVFVLFLMHNLRLSFLAVDSDRVRHSYTYYPTHTRMGAWLVGLAYGYTLQRTRKYRVKMSPLAVSVGWTAASGAMLTILLAAYPLHQTDYENLPIIADATYEALNRVAWAAAVGWIIFACVNGYGGAVDHFLGATVWQPLGRLSYSIYLLHLPIQLMMSGSARHSFYFSDLLAAYQFWGDIGFTLTLAVFWTLLFESPVIGLEKVLFGRVRRNSDRQPSRIAQTANSITDSRDMTPKSCTDRCDFRKFRNRKLSI, encoded by the exons TCGCAGATGCATGGGGTAAGTGGCCATCAGGCGTGCTAGCCGGCAACCTCTACGAACTGGGTAACTATGATCAATGTGTTGGTCTGCGACATGACACTGGCGTCCATGTGGGGCACGGTATCATTGAGGGAGCATACTGTTTGCTGAGCATACCCCTCGAGCATATACTACCTGTTCCTACGCAACGTATCATGCCGGGCACAGCCAGAGGTCCATGGACAGTTCACCTAGGATCTTGTCTACCGACAACCTGCAGTGCAGCACAATTTCTGAAGATACTTAATGAGACCTATCCTGCCTTGCCGGCCCCTCATATGGTGTGCAACTCAATACCGCCTTCGATTGGCACTGTTCAATACGTCGCTAT ATTCATATTTGCTCTGATCGGATTATTGGTGCTTGTGAGTACGGCGTACGATACACTAGTACGGTGGGTCAGGCTTAAACCTCGGTACAACCTGGTCATCTTTTCGCTGTATTCAAATGCtttgaaattatttgcaaCTACCAACCGCCGCGACTTAGGAAACGAAACAGGCAAACCCAGCACTATCGAGTGTATCAATGGAATACGCGTACTCTCAATGATTTGGGTCGTTTTTAGTCATAACTATGTACGCATCGGAATGATACCACTAGTTAACTCCCACGTGATTCTCACG TGGATCCAGTCCTATCACAGCATGCTAGTCGTGGCATCCACCGTTTCTGTCGATACATTTTTCCTTATCAGTGGACTTCTCACCTGTTGGAGTATCCTGAACGAGCTGGATCGGAACGGCAGACTTAATTTACCGTTAATGTACTTGCATCGGTACCTCCGATTAACACCAGCCTTAGCCGCTTTAATCCTATTCTCTGCCACACTAATGCGCTACAGTGGCTCGGGTCCATTTTGGGACGGCGCCATGTCCCTAACTGCTGATACATGCCGCGACTACTGGTGGTCAGCTCTCCTCTACGTACAGAACTACGTTAACCCTCGCGACATGTGCCTTGGGCACTCCTGGTATCTGTCAGTGGATATGCAGCTTTATCTCATTTCACCTTTTCTAGTCTACCCACTGTGGCGTTGGGGCCGTAGAATTTTGCTTGTTCTAGGAGCGCTGTTGCTTACTTCGATGGTCACTGTGTTCGTACTGTTTCTCATGCACAACCTGCGTCTTTCGTTCCTTGCGGTGGACTCCGACCGTGTTCGACATTCGTACACATACTACCCAACTCATACACGTATGGGCGCGTGGCTAGTGGGGCTCGCTTACGGATATACCCTCCAGCGTACCCGTAAATATCGCGTGAAAATGTCACCATTGGCTGTGTCCGTCGGATGGACGGCAGCCTCGGGTGCCATGTTGACCATCCTACTTGCGGCCTATCCTCTACATCAGACAGATTACGAAAATTTACCGATCATCGCCGACGCCACGTACGAAGCACTCAACCGTGTCGCTTGGGCTGCAGCCGTCGGATGGATCATCTTCGCCTGCGTGAACGGGTACGGCGGTGCTGTCGATCACTTTCTTGGAGCAACCGTATGGCAACCACTGGGGCGTCTCTCCTACTCGATCTATTTGCTACACCTTCCCATCCAGTTGATGATGAGTGGATCCGCCCGACACTCCTTCTATTTCAGTGATTTACTTGCCGCGTATCAGTTTTGGGGAGACATCGGATTTACTTTAACACTTGCAGTATTCTGGACACTGCTGTTTGAGTCGCCGGTGATCGGACTGGAGAAAGTACTGTTTGGCCGGGTTAGACGAAACT CTGACCGACAACCATCAAGAATTGCACAGACCGCCAATTCAATTACGGATAGCCGGGATATGACTCCGAAATCTTGTACTGATCGATGCGATTTTAGAAAATTCAGAAACAGAAAGCTATCTATATAA
- the LOC131213196 gene encoding nuclear factor of activated T-cells 5-like — protein sequence MIGSNRSSIGSPEMPTIASNGVKPFIISNGRTGGKGVSVGTTRGAISVNNGDDGSAATVAAVAAAEAAVVRRSTIPSVVSSKEMTVSSSSSKVHRKVLRFPSKRYSGKVLPGKLASVSNKFTAVSNRANQLSRKQTLSVRTPPSVNCDTKPNGALMSAFDHPVPGGTVNNSAKLTLPTTGSSPVSDLSAASSASSVASVAPSVVVPPTIIANSNSSSSSGNNSNSSSSNASSVTHQSTTISPASSSPAGVLSTAAGITSLTGTSNRDGKVQLQIVTQPEQQHRARYQTEGSRGAVKDRSGNGFPVVRLVGYSKPTVLQVFIGTDVGRPAPHIFYQACRVAGKNSTACIERKLDGTTVIELQLKPENGMLVTCDCVGILKERNVDVEHRFPDQITSRTKKKSTRCRMVFRTVLNADDGRSEILQVASQPIVCTQPPGVPEICKRSFANCTVTGGEELYILGKNFLKDTRVVFQRRKALGVTPWEQSIVPNKEYMQPAHLVCVVPPYDQQEILEPALVKMYIVSGGRKSEVHDFVYLPKGMCACNIRQQHRGGVLSLAKLQQPRQQQHEQQQRQNQHNYFGMLAAAVEGPTANRHFALSSNEVKYEEESNHELQAMYMRNTSTSMYIEEGMMLPPINILPPVAPVVGAGLRRPSAADQQQQQQQMSSFTGSSPQSFKPELPDECSQGSLEDNSLDQFPGSTDNAHDDQAVGSQLSTILYRRRSVRQPSMDCTEDSSSNISFLTPETHLLEMSGGGGGGGLLSLVDQMDGVVFGSMSLCPPLTNALMDTNDQLGSQMRATNNSKPVLECDLKSISIKSEHQQQQEQRQQQEQEQEQQQQQQQQQQQQQQQEQQQEQQQEQQRQQHEQQQQQEQQKQQVQQQQSGGLLDLPSLTISNDGDSVIGSILHHTHDVLLQQQQQQQQQVTANAVDVAIAAAAAAQLLPPGVPIVSMEQSSVCEMATAVNVANTAILVRNEDAKKAVQDFILNAAAEILTAQENSLATQKTIDTLISMSTPELVNVGTTCPPALQAVGSHFATPTMDKQQQEHQQQMQQQQLHEQQQLREQQQRHCGVFNSILNELNHHSPHQQTTDLMLLQQQQHQQQHQQHQQRIDQHVQQQQEAVSHAQTQQVVAQSLATVQPLPEKMEIGVPLTSNQSVLQTHPQQLPLQQPMDTSAAPVTMSSANIDDAIRDDALGALGASNQSVVDQSLVDESRDLTGMTDNELIHFICPNAFDSM from the exons ATGATTGGCAGCAACAGAAGCAGCATTGGCAGTCCAGAAATGCCGACGATTGCATCGAACGGTGTAAAACCGTTCATCATAAGTAACGGCCGCACCGGTGGGAAGGGAGTTTCTGTTGGAACTACCCGAGGTGCTATCAGTGTTaacaacggcgacgatggTAGtgcggcaacggtggcggctgTTGCCGCAGCGGAGGCGGCAGTAGTTCGACGATCAACCATACCTAGCGTGGTTTCTTCGAAAG AGATGACTGTATCGTCCAGCTCCTCGAAGGTACATCGAAAAGTGCTCCGATTTCCGTCAAAGCGGTACTCGGGGAAGGTGTTACCGGGCAAGCTGGCCTCGGTCAGTAACAAGTTCACGGCGGTGTCCAATCGTGCCAATCAGCTATCGCGTAAACAGACGCTAAGCGTGAGGACTCCACCATCAGTCAACTGTGATACAAAGCCAAACGGAGCCCTTATGTCGGCGTTCGATCACCCAGTTCCAGGTGGTACTGTCAACAACAGCGCTAAGC TAACACTGCCTACAACGGGCTCCTCTCCGGTGAGTGACTTGTCTGCAGCTTCATCCGCATCCTCTGTCGCCTCAGTGGCTCCCTCAGTCGTCGTTCCGCCTACCATTATCGCCAATAGCAACTCCTCCTCTAGCTCCGGCAATAATAGCAACAGTAGTTCTTCCAATGCATCCAGCGTCACCCATCAGTCCACTACTATCTCTCCAGCATCTTCATCACCAGCAGGAGTGTTATCCACTGCCGCTGGAATCACTTCGTTAACAGGCACTTCCAATCGAGATGGCAAGGTACAGCTCCAGATTGTAACCCAaccagagcagcagcaccgggctcGCTATCAAACCGAAGGTTCCCGTGGTGCCGTAAAGGACCGCAGCGGTAACGGATTTCCGGTGGTGAGGCTAGTCGGCTACAGTAAGCCCACGGTTCTTCAAGTGTTCATCGGGACCGATGTAGGTCGGCCGGCACCGCATATATTTTATCAAGCATGCCGGGTCGCGGGCAAAAACTCCACAGCGTGCATCGAACGCAAGCTCGATGGGACGACGGTCATCGAACTGCAACTGAAGCCAGAAAATGGAATGTTGGTCACGTGTGATTGCGTCGGCATCCTGAAGGAACGGAATGTCGACGTCGAGCATCGGTTTCCTGACCAGATCACGTcgcgaacgaagaaaaagtCCACTCGTTGCCGGATGGTTTTTCGAACCGTGCTGAACGCTGACGATGGCCGCAGTGAGATACTCCAGGTCGCCTCTCAGCCTATTGTTTGTA CACAACCTCCAGGCGTACCTGAGATCTGTAAAAGATCCTTTGCCAACTGTACGGTTACGGGGGGTGAAGAGTTGTACATTCTTGGAAAAAACTTCCTCAAAGATACACGCGTCGTGTTTCAACGTCGTAAAGCGCTCGGAGTTACTCCATGGGAGCAATCAATCGTACCGAACAAGGAATATATGCAACCC GCCCATTTGGTTTGCGTAGTGCCACCATATGATCAGCAAGAAATCTTGGAACCAGCTTTGGTGAAGATGTATATCGTGTCGGGCGGCAGGAAAAGTGAGGTGCACGATTTCGTTTATCTCCCTAAGGGAATGTGCGCCTGCAACATACGTCAGCAGCACCGCGGTGGCGTTCTGTCCTTGGCGAAGCTCCAACAACcccgccaacagcagcatgaacaacaacagcgacaAAATCAACATAACTATTTTGGCATGCTAGCAGCTGCTGTCGAAGGACCAACCGCGAATCGTCATTTCGCCCTCAGTAGCAACGAAG TTAAGTACGAGGAGGAAAGCAACCATGAACTGCAAGCAATGTATATGCGTAATACATCGACATCAATGTACATTGAGGAAGGTATGATGCTACCACCGATCAACATTCTACCCCCCGTAGCGCCTGTTGTCGGAGCCGGTTTAAGACGGCCTTCAGCAGCagatcagcaacaacagcaacagcaaatgtCCTCCTTCACGGGCTCCTCACCGCAGAGTTTTAAGCCGGAACTGCCAGATGAGTGCAGTCAAGGTTCGCTGGAAGACAATTCACTAGATCAGTTTCCCGGCTCGACCGACAACGCACATGATGATCAAGCTGTTGGAAGTCAATTGAGTACGATCCTTTACCGGCGCCGTAGTGTTAGACAGCCGAGCATGGACTGCACTGAAGACAGTTCCTCGAACATATCATTCTTGACCCCCGAAACACACTTGCTAGAAAtgagtggtggtggcggcggaggtgggTTGCTTTCACTGGTCGACCAGATGGATGGGGTTGTGTTTGGCTCCATGTCGTTATGCCCTCCGCTTACAAATGCCTTAATGGACACCAACGATCAGCTCGGTAGCCAAATGCGAGCaacaaataattcaaaaccGGTACTTGAGTGCGATTTAAAATCGATCAGCATTAAATCtgaacatcagcagcagcaggagcagcggcagcagcaggagcaggagcaggagcagcagcagcagcagcagcagcagcagcagcagcagcagcagcaggagcagcagcaggagcagcagcaggaacagcagcgacagcagcacgagcagcagcagcagcaggagcagcagaagcagcaagttcagcagcagcagagtggcGGTTTACTAGATCTACCCAGTCTCACGATTTCAAATGACGGAGATTCAGTGATAGGTTCAATTTTGCACCATACCCATGATgtattgctgcagcagcagcaacaacaacagcagcaggtcACTGCTAATGCAGTGGACGTGGcaattgcagcagcagcggccgctcAGTTGTTGCCGCCGGGTGTACCAATTGTTTCCATGGAACAGTCGTCTGTTTGCGAAATGGCGACAGCCGTAAACGTTGCCAATACTGCTATTCTTGTACGCAACGAAGATGCAAAGAAAGCTGTACAGGACTTCATATTGAATGCGGCAGCCGAAATACTCACTGCTCAAGAAAACTCACTCGCTACGCAAAAAACGATAGACACTTTAATATCGATGAGTACGCCAGAGTTGGTAAACGTTGGCACAACCTGTCCACCGGCACTCCAAGCTGTTGGATCACATTTCGCTACTCCAACAATggataaacaacaacaagaacatcagcaacaaatgcaacaacaGCAATTGCACGAGCAACAACAGTTGCgtgagcagcaacagcgacaCTGTGGTGTCTTCAATTCGATTCTTAACGAATTAAATCACCACAGTCCTCACCAACAGACCACTGACCTCATGCTCcttcaacaacagcagcatcaacagcaacatcagcaacatcagcaacgCATTGATCAACACgtacaacagcaacaggaagCAGTGTCTCATGCTCAGACACAGCAAGTAGTTGCACAATCACTGGCCACAGTTCAACCGTTgccggaaaaaatggaaatcggAGTGCCACTTACATCTAATCAATCAGTGCTGCAAACACACCCTCAACAGTTACCTTTGCAGCAACCGATGGACACGTCTGCTGCACCTGTCACCATGAGCTCAGCGAATATTGATGATGCTATCCGCGATGATGCGTTGGGAGCGCTAGGTGCTTCAAATCAATCCGTCGTCGATCAATCGCTTGTCGATGAATCGCGTGATCTCACGGGAATGACCGATAACGAGTTGATACATTTCATCTGTCCGAACGCGTTTGATTCGA TGTAA
- the LOC131213197 gene encoding gastrula zinc finger protein XlCGF8.2DB-like — protein sequence MATSKPSKDSFSTETTRICRNCLSTDGTFQPVTSDERGEYLSQQVFSCTNVQMELLPGSTTYLCSACKSRLNFADKRRSIYTLNIAKLDRIMKELKIHIRTHNRKKPFICKVCSKAFHSENTLIIHMKIHNKDQHKCPHCPGKFARPCQLKDHIRIHTGEKPFHCNVCSKKFHAARNLHIHMKIHNKDQHKCPHCPGKFARPSQLKDHIRTHTGEKPFICKVCSKAFHSASVLCIHKTIHNKDQHNCPHCSSEFALQYQLKNHIRTHTDEKPFTCKVCSKEFHSAVNLYSHMKIHDKAQQCPYCDRKFAQQYQLKTHIRIHTGEKPCHCNVCSKKFHAAINLHNHMKIHNKDQHKYESV from the exons ATGGCAACTTCGAAGCCGTCCAAAGATTCATTTTCGACCGA AACCACGCGTATATGTCGAAACTGTTTGTCGACTGATGGAACTTTCCAGCCGGTAACTAGCGATGAAAGAGGCGAATATCTTTCACAACAAGTATTTTCCTGTACAAATGTTCAG ATGGAGCTATTGCCAGGATCTACAACGTATTTGTGTTCGGCCTGCAAATCGCGGTTGAACTTTGCGGATAAGCGCCGCTCGATATACACTCTAAACATTGCAAAACTCGACCGGATTATGAAAGAA TTGAAGAttcacatccgcactcacaaCCGCAAAAAGCCGTTCATCTGTAAAGTCTGCAGCAAAGCATTCCATTCGGAAAACACCCTGATCATTCacatgaaaattcacaacaaggaccaacatAAATGTCCTCATTGTCCTGGTAAATTCGCACGGCCATGCCAGCTTAAGGATCACATTCGGattcacaccggcgaaaagccgttcCACTGTAATGTCTGCAGTAAAAAATTCCATGCGGCAAGAAACCTGCACATTCacatgaaaattcacaacaaggaccaacatAAATGTCCTCATTGTCCTGGTAAATTCGCACGGCCATCCCAGCTTAAGGATCACATTCGAACgcataccggcgaaaagccgttcaTCTGTAAAGTCTGCAGCAAAGCATTCCATTCTGCAAGCGTCCTGTGCATTCATAAGacaattcacaacaaggaccaacatAATTGTCCTCATTGCTCTAGTGAATTCGCACTACAATACCAGCTTAAGAATCACATTCGGACCCATACCGACGAAAAGCCGTTCACCTGTAAAGTCTGCAGTAAAGAATTCCATTCGGCAGTAAACCTGTACAGTCACATGAAAATTCACGACAAGGCTCAACAGTGTCCCTACTGCGATAGAAAATTCGCACAACAATACCAGCTGAAGACTCACATTCGGattcacaccggcgaaaagccgtgCCACTGTAATGTCTGCAGTAAAAAATTCCATGCGGCAATAAACCTGCACAATCacatgaaaattcacaacaaggaccaacatAAAT ATGAGTCGGTCTGA